In Acidobacteriota bacterium, one genomic interval encodes:
- a CDS encoding formylglycine-generating enzyme family protein, which yields MSSPPVARTAIEVEPALVRIPEGWFQMGHPQGFDSERPVHRVWVDAFLMAARQVANTEYARFLDSTQSPPPLFFAKPGFDHPQQPVVGVSWFEAVAYCEWLSHQTGKRYRLPTEAEWECAARGGREGTLYPWGEDPPQSRAGYRARWITGPEPVGGTPPNASGLYDMCENVHEWCSDWFDAEYYASSPARDPRGPEAGTRRASRGGSWRHHVKTSCCHTRSSIPPQFQYADYGFRVACDVD from the coding sequence ATGAGCTCACCGCCTGTAGCACGGACCGCGATCGAGGTCGAACCGGCGCTGGTCCGCATTCCGGAAGGCTGGTTTCAGATGGGGCATCCACAAGGCTTCGACAGTGAGCGTCCCGTACACCGCGTGTGGGTAGACGCATTCCTAATGGCCGCGCGCCAGGTGGCGAACACGGAGTACGCGCGCTTTCTCGACAGCACACAGTCACCGCCGCCGCTCTTCTTCGCAAAGCCCGGCTTCGATCATCCGCAGCAACCCGTGGTTGGCGTCTCCTGGTTCGAAGCCGTCGCATACTGCGAGTGGCTCTCGCACCAGACTGGCAAGCGCTATCGGCTGCCGACGGAAGCCGAGTGGGAGTGCGCCGCGCGTGGCGGCCGCGAGGGCACCTTGTATCCCTGGGGTGAAGACCCGCCGCAATCGCGCGCGGGATATCGCGCCCGCTGGATCACTGGGCCGGAACCGGTCGGTGGCACGCCCCCGAACGCCTCCGGCTTGTATGACATGTGCGAGAACGTGCACGAGTGGTGCAGCGACTGGTTCGATGCGGAATACTACGCAAGCTCTCCCGCGCGCGACCCGCGTGGCCCCGAGGCCGGGACGCGGCGTGCCTCGCGTGGCGGCTCGTGGCGGCATCATGTCAAGACGTCATGCTGCCACACCCGCTCGAGCATCCCACCGCAGTTCCAGTACGCCGACTACGGTTTCCGTGTCGCGTGCGATGTAGATTGA